The following are encoded in a window of Geoalkalibacter ferrihydriticus DSM 17813 genomic DNA:
- a CDS encoding HIT family protein — translation MDCLWAPWRMTYINAEPVEDCIFCLRDLQEQDSKRLVLYRGEHTLIIMNRFPYTNGHLMVAPFRHSAELDDFNEAEILEMYRLVALARRVLGETSHPDGFNIGLNLGRAAGAGVTEHLHYHVVPRWSGDTNFMPVFADVRVVPQHLEETYALLRKAFRQYENRPG, via the coding sequence ATGGATTGTCTCTGGGCGCCATGGCGCATGACCTATATCAATGCTGAGCCGGTAGAAGATTGCATTTTCTGCCTGCGCGACTTGCAGGAGCAGGATTCTAAGCGTTTGGTGCTTTATCGCGGTGAGCACACTTTGATCATCATGAATCGCTTCCCCTATACCAACGGGCATCTGATGGTGGCGCCTTTCCGCCACAGCGCCGAACTTGATGATTTCAACGAGGCGGAAATCCTTGAGATGTACCGTCTGGTCGCTCTGGCGCGTAGGGTGTTGGGGGAAACCTCGCATCCCGACGGTTTCAACATCGGCCTCAATCTCGGTCGGGCCGCCGGCGCCGGGGTAACGGAACACCTGCATTACCATGTGGTGCCTCGCTGGAGCGGTGATACCAACTTTATGCCGGTATTCGCCGATGTTCGCGTGGTGCCCCAGCATCTTGAAGAAACCTATGCTCTTCTGCGCAAGGCTTTTCGGCAATACGAAAATCGCCCGGGTTAA
- the gmhB gene encoding D-glycero-beta-D-manno-heptose 1,7-bisphosphate 7-phosphatase: protein MNDQTLRRAVFLDRDGTINVEKDYLFRPEDFEFIPGAPEAIARLKQAGFLVIVVTNQSGVARGYFSVDEVRALHDFLQKELAPFGAAVDAFYLCPHHPEQGVGSYKSDCDCRKGRPGMLLRAAAEHAIDLRRSFMVGDKVADVEAGRRAGCRSLLVLTGYGETEATKIGPEDAVVVADLAQAVDYILHLEGMNL from the coding sequence ATGAATGATCAGACGCTCCGCCGAGCGGTGTTCCTCGATCGCGACGGGACGATCAATGTCGAGAAGGATTATCTTTTTCGCCCTGAGGATTTCGAATTCATTCCCGGCGCGCCCGAGGCCATCGCACGGCTTAAGCAGGCGGGATTTCTGGTCATCGTGGTGACCAATCAGTCGGGGGTGGCGCGGGGTTATTTCAGCGTCGACGAGGTTCGCGCGCTCCACGATTTTCTGCAAAAGGAACTTGCGCCCTTCGGTGCGGCCGTTGACGCTTTCTATCTGTGCCCTCATCATCCCGAACAGGGTGTTGGTTCTTACAAGAGCGACTGCGATTGCCGCAAGGGGCGCCCCGGCATGCTCTTGCGGGCGGCGGCGGAGCACGCTATTGATTTGCGTCGCTCATTTATGGTCGGCGACAAGGTGGCGGATGTGGAAGCTGGTCGGCGTGCCGGCTGTCGTTCCCTTTTGGTGCTGACCGGCTATGGGGAAACAGAGGCAACAAAGATTGGACCGGAAGATGCCGTCGTCGTTGCTGATCTGGCTCAGGCGGTGGATTATATTCTGCATTTAGAGGGAATGAACTTATGA
- a CDS encoding NADP-dependent malic enzyme: MSKRQDALDYHSTGRKGKIEVITTKPCATSRDLSLAYSPGVAEPCLEIQKNPADAYEYTAKGNLVAVVSNGTAVLGLGDIGALAGKPVMEGKGVLFKSFADIDVFDIEIDTKDSDELIRTVKLLEPTFGGINLEDIKGPECFYIEEKLAEIMNIPVFHDDQHGTAIIASAGMLNALEIVGKDIKDVKMVVNGAGASGIASANLAITMGIDKNNVILCDTKGVIYKGRKEGMNEYKERLAAETDARTLADAVAGADIFFGLSSKGALTADMLKSMAKDPIVFAMANPDPEITPPDAHAVRDDVIIGTGRSDYPNQVNNVLCFPFLFRGALDTHASAINAEMKLAAVKALADLTKLDVPDSVRRAYAGEDIQFGRNYIIPKPFDPRVLLHVAPAVAQAAMDTGVARRPIKDMNAYRDSLEALQGRSKQIMRTMINKAKASPKRIVFPEGEEDKILRAAQILLDENIATPVLLGNREEINARIQALGLDLGDIEIIDPTTAPESEKYTEEYFKLRQRKGITLAEAKRLIRKNRNYYGSMMVHLGDADTLLSGITHHYPDTIRPALEIIGKKDELSKVHGLYMMVFKKDVAFLADATVTIEPTAEELAETAILTAAKARYFDVEPRIAMLSFSNFGSSPHPLSNKVSKATKLVKEWAPDLVVDGEMQANVALDPELMEKQYPFSKLKGDANVFIFPDLQSGNICYKMLHKLGGAETIGPILMGMKKPVHVLQRGDSVADIVNMAAVAVVDVQESQAQKA, from the coding sequence ATGTCCAAACGTCAAGATGCTCTGGATTATCACAGCACTGGCCGCAAAGGAAAAATTGAGGTCATTACAACCAAACCCTGCGCCACCAGCCGTGACCTTTCTCTGGCCTACAGTCCCGGCGTCGCCGAACCCTGCCTGGAAATCCAAAAAAATCCGGCAGATGCCTACGAATACACCGCCAAGGGGAACCTGGTTGCGGTGGTGTCCAACGGCACCGCCGTCCTGGGCTTGGGCGATATCGGCGCCCTGGCCGGCAAGCCGGTTATGGAAGGCAAGGGAGTTCTATTCAAAAGCTTTGCCGATATCGATGTGTTCGACATCGAAATCGACACCAAGGATTCCGACGAACTGATCCGCACCGTCAAATTGCTTGAACCGACTTTCGGCGGCATCAATCTGGAAGACATCAAAGGGCCGGAGTGTTTTTACATCGAGGAAAAGCTCGCCGAAATCATGAATATCCCCGTGTTTCACGACGATCAGCACGGGACCGCCATCATCGCATCCGCCGGCATGCTCAATGCTCTGGAGATCGTCGGCAAGGATATCAAGGATGTGAAGATGGTCGTTAACGGCGCGGGAGCGTCCGGCATTGCCTCGGCCAATCTGGCCATCACCATGGGCATCGATAAAAATAATGTCATCCTATGCGACACCAAAGGTGTCATCTACAAGGGCCGCAAGGAAGGGATGAACGAATACAAGGAGCGCCTGGCTGCGGAAACCGATGCGCGCACCCTCGCCGACGCGGTCGCTGGTGCCGACATCTTCTTCGGCCTCTCATCCAAGGGAGCCCTGACGGCCGATATGCTCAAATCCATGGCCAAGGATCCCATCGTGTTCGCCATGGCCAATCCCGATCCGGAAATTACCCCTCCGGATGCCCATGCCGTGCGCGACGATGTCATTATCGGCACAGGGCGTTCCGACTATCCCAATCAGGTCAACAACGTGTTGTGCTTTCCGTTTTTGTTCCGCGGCGCCCTTGATACCCACGCCAGCGCCATCAACGCGGAAATGAAGCTTGCTGCGGTCAAGGCGCTGGCGGATCTAACCAAGCTTGATGTGCCGGATTCCGTCCGCAGGGCCTACGCCGGCGAAGACATCCAGTTCGGCCGCAACTACATTATTCCCAAGCCTTTTGATCCGCGTGTTCTGCTGCATGTCGCGCCGGCCGTCGCCCAGGCGGCTATGGACACAGGGGTTGCCCGCCGCCCCATCAAGGATATGAATGCGTACCGCGACTCCCTTGAGGCGCTGCAAGGCCGTTCCAAGCAAATCATGCGGACGATGATCAACAAGGCCAAAGCCAGCCCGAAACGAATCGTCTTTCCTGAAGGAGAGGAAGACAAGATCCTGCGTGCGGCACAGATTCTCCTCGACGAAAATATCGCCACTCCCGTGCTGCTCGGAAACCGCGAGGAAATCAATGCGCGCATCCAGGCCCTGGGATTGGATTTGGGCGACATCGAAATCATTGATCCGACCACGGCGCCCGAATCTGAAAAATACACCGAGGAATATTTCAAACTGCGCCAGCGCAAAGGCATCACCCTGGCTGAAGCCAAACGCCTGATCCGCAAGAACCGCAACTATTACGGATCGATGATGGTGCACCTGGGCGATGCCGACACTTTGCTTTCGGGCATTACGCACCACTATCCCGACACCATTCGCCCGGCGCTGGAAATCATCGGTAAAAAAGATGAACTTTCCAAGGTGCATGGTCTCTACATGATGGTCTTCAAGAAAGATGTCGCCTTCCTGGCCGACGCCACGGTGACCATCGAGCCGACGGCAGAAGAGTTGGCCGAAACGGCCATCCTCACCGCGGCCAAAGCACGCTATTTCGATGTTGAGCCGCGCATCGCCATGCTCTCTTTCTCCAACTTCGGCAGCTCTCCGCATCCTCTGAGCAACAAAGTCAGTAAAGCCACGAAGCTGGTTAAGGAATGGGCGCCGGATCTCGTCGTCGATGGCGAAATGCAGGCCAACGTCGCCCTTGATCCGGAGTTGATGGAAAAGCAATACCCCTTTTCCAAACTCAAGGGTGATGCCAATGTCTTTATTTTCCCCGACCTGCAATCAGGCAACATCTGCTACAAGATGCTGCACAAACTCGGCGGTGCCGAGACCATCGGTCCCATCCTCATGGGCATGAAAAAACCGGTGCATGTTCTGCAGCGCGGCGACAGCGTCGCCGACATCGTCAACATGGCCGCCGTGGCTGTCGTGGATGTTCAGGAGTCCCAAGCGCAAAAAGCCTGA
- the thrC gene encoding threonine synthase, producing MRYQSTRGGVSGISFKDAVLMGLADDGGLLLPETIPSLSEGDIDALSRLAYPELAFQIISLYAGDLPSAALKTLIERSYGTFTHPDITPVVHEDGVYILELFHGPTLAFKDVALQFLGNLFEYLLIERNQKMNILGATSGDTGSAAIAGIRGKKNINIFILHPQGKTSPIQELQMTTVTDPNVFNLAVEGTFDDAQAIVKEIFGDVAFKNQYALGAVNSINWARVLAQVVYYFYAFGRVQRLTGCREVDFSVPTGNFGDIFAGYIARRMGLPIRRLILATNENNILARFVRHGDYSLGTVVSTPSPSMDIQIASNFERYLFYLLDEDGAAVTQAMADFRTHGRLHFSDTQQAKVREDFLALSVDGEQTLATIRAFHELTSYVLDPHTAVGVRAGRDLAGGECPVVCLATAHPAKFGDAVRRAIGRDPQRPPSLEGIEDKPKRCENIPADTQAVRDYLIQNAC from the coding sequence ATGCGCTACCAAAGCACCCGCGGCGGAGTCAGCGGCATTTCTTTCAAAGACGCCGTTCTCATGGGTTTAGCCGACGACGGCGGCCTGCTGCTGCCTGAGACCATTCCCAGCCTCAGCGAAGGCGACATCGACGCCCTGAGCCGGCTCGCTTATCCCGAACTGGCCTTTCAGATCATCTCTCTGTATGCCGGCGATCTGCCCTCCGCCGCGCTCAAAACACTCATTGAACGCTCCTATGGAACCTTCACCCATCCTGACATCACGCCAGTGGTGCATGAGGATGGGGTCTATATCCTGGAACTGTTCCACGGGCCGACCCTCGCCTTCAAGGATGTCGCGCTCCAGTTTCTCGGCAACCTGTTCGAATACCTGCTCATCGAACGCAATCAGAAAATGAACATTCTCGGTGCCACCTCGGGCGATACGGGCAGCGCCGCCATTGCCGGGATACGCGGCAAAAAGAATATCAACATCTTCATTCTGCATCCGCAGGGCAAGACCTCGCCGATCCAGGAACTGCAAATGACCACCGTTACCGATCCCAACGTGTTCAATCTGGCCGTCGAAGGCACCTTCGACGATGCCCAGGCCATCGTCAAGGAAATCTTCGGCGACGTAGCCTTTAAAAACCAGTACGCCCTGGGTGCCGTCAACTCCATCAACTGGGCGCGGGTGCTGGCGCAGGTGGTCTATTACTTCTATGCCTTTGGCCGCGTGCAACGCCTCACCGGCTGCCGCGAGGTAGATTTTTCCGTGCCCACCGGCAATTTCGGCGACATTTTCGCAGGCTACATCGCCCGCCGCATGGGGCTGCCCATCCGTCGGCTGATTCTCGCCACCAACGAAAACAATATTCTCGCGCGCTTCGTCCGCCACGGCGACTATTCTCTGGGCACGGTGGTTTCGACGCCCTCGCCGTCCATGGACATTCAGATCGCCAGCAACTTTGAGCGCTATCTGTTCTATCTGCTCGACGAGGACGGCGCCGCCGTCACCCAGGCCATGGCGGATTTTCGCACCCACGGCCGCCTGCATTTCAGCGACACGCAGCAGGCCAAGGTAAGGGAAGACTTCCTGGCTCTTTCCGTCGACGGCGAGCAAACCCTGGCAACCATTCGCGCCTTCCACGAACTGACCAGCTACGTGCTTGACCCGCACACCGCCGTGGGCGTACGCGCCGGACGGGATCTTGCCGGAGGCGAGTGCCCGGTGGTGTGCCTGGCCACCGCTCATCCAGCGAAATTCGGCGACGCGGTGCGCCGGGCCATCGGCCGTGATCCACAGCGGCCGCCCTCGTTGGAAGGCATTGAAGACAAGCCCAAACGTTGTGAAAATATCCCCGCCGATACCCAGGCGGTGCGTGACTATCTGATCCAAAACGCCTGCTGA
- a CDS encoding NAD-dependent epimerase, which produces MNASAEKILVTGAAGFIGYHLCERLLQEGHEVVGLDNLNDYYDVSLKQARLERLEGRRGFRFVRLDLADREGMAELFARERFKRVVNLAAQAGVRYSLTNPHAYIDSNLVGFINILEGCRHQQVEHLAYASSSSVYGANTRMPFSIHDNVDHPVSLYAASKKANELMAHTYSHLYGLPTTGLRFFTVYGPWGRPDMALFLFTKAILEGRSIDVFNHGRMQRDFTFIDDIVEGVTRVTFRTAAPNPAWHGDAPDPGTSAAPYRLYNIGNNNPVALLDMIATLEKELGREAEKNLLPIQPGDVPATYADVDDLMRDTGFKPATPLAEGIRRFVGWYRDYYRIA; this is translated from the coding sequence ATGAACGCATCCGCGGAAAAAATTCTGGTTACCGGCGCCGCCGGTTTCATCGGCTACCATTTGTGCGAAAGATTGCTGCAGGAGGGGCACGAGGTCGTCGGTCTGGACAACCTTAACGACTATTATGATGTGTCCCTCAAGCAGGCGCGCCTGGAGCGCCTTGAAGGGCGTCGCGGCTTTCGCTTCGTGCGCCTCGATCTGGCGGATCGCGAGGGCATGGCGGAGTTGTTCGCTCGCGAGCGTTTCAAGCGCGTGGTCAATCTTGCGGCCCAGGCCGGGGTGCGCTATTCCCTGACCAACCCGCATGCCTACATCGACAGCAACCTGGTCGGTTTCATCAATATCCTCGAAGGCTGCCGGCATCAGCAGGTGGAGCATCTGGCGTATGCATCGTCCAGCTCCGTCTATGGGGCCAATACGCGCATGCCTTTTTCGATCCACGACAACGTCGATCATCCGGTGTCGCTCTATGCCGCGAGCAAGAAGGCCAACGAACTGATGGCGCACACCTACAGCCACCTCTACGGTTTGCCGACTACGGGACTGCGTTTTTTCACGGTCTATGGGCCCTGGGGGCGGCCGGATATGGCCCTGTTTCTGTTTACCAAGGCGATTCTTGAAGGGCGCTCCATCGACGTGTTCAACCACGGCCGCATGCAGCGCGATTTTACCTTTATCGATGACATCGTTGAGGGCGTGACCCGCGTGACTTTCCGCACTGCTGCCCCAAATCCCGCCTGGCACGGCGATGCACCAGACCCCGGCACCAGCGCAGCTCCCTACAGGCTGTACAACATCGGCAACAACAACCCCGTCGCATTGCTGGATATGATTGCCACCCTCGAGAAGGAGCTCGGCAGGGAAGCAGAGAAGAATTTGCTGCCGATTCAGCCGGGAGATGTTCCCGCTACCTATGCCGACGTCGACGATCTGATGCGCGACACTGGTTTTAAACCTGCCACACCGCTGGCAGAGGGTATCCGAAGGTTCGTTGGTTGGTATCGTGATTATTACAGGATTGCTTAG
- a CDS encoding metallophosphoesterase family protein: protein MDAMVGVVSDTHLRGGPECYTYLEQLGRNFFAGAQAVIHAGDMINADLLDAFRPLPVYGVRGNMDAAHPDLPYKRIIELAGFRIGLIHGWGSPQGLEERLLSEFADTQLDCLVYGHSHYPLNEWRGNLLLFNPGSPTDSREAPFPTVGRLYLGETIRGEILRCG from the coding sequence ATGGACGCAATGGTTGGGGTGGTTTCCGATACGCACCTGCGCGGCGGGCCTGAGTGCTATACTTACCTTGAACAGCTCGGACGGAATTTTTTCGCTGGTGCGCAGGCCGTGATCCATGCGGGTGATATGATCAACGCGGACCTGCTTGATGCCTTTCGTCCCTTGCCGGTCTATGGGGTGCGCGGCAACATGGATGCGGCTCACCCGGATCTGCCCTACAAGCGCATTATCGAATTGGCGGGTTTTCGCATTGGCCTGATTCATGGTTGGGGCTCACCCCAGGGGCTCGAAGAGCGGCTGCTCAGTGAATTCGCCGATACGCAACTTGACTGTCTGGTTTATGGCCACAGTCACTATCCCCTCAATGAGTGGCGCGGCAACCTGCTGCTGTTTAATCCGGGCAGCCCCACCGATTCACGTGAGGCGCCGTTTCCCACGGTGGGGCGACTGTATCTGGGAGAGACTATACGCGGTGAAATCCTGCGCTGCGGTTGA
- the gmhA gene encoding D-sedoheptulose 7-phosphate isomerase, which yields MEELIKAHFTRHADALEKTRVALTPAIVQCVELIASALRAGNKVLIMGNGGSAADAQHFAAELVGRFLRERRALPAIALTTDTSLLTAVANDFGFDQVFKRQVEALARPGDVVIGLSTSGNSENVASALREARVKGCATLGLLGRDGGCIAPLVDLNLTVPVQATPHIQEAHITIIHLLCDLVERQICQEGEG from the coding sequence ATGGAAGAGCTCATCAAGGCGCATTTTACGAGGCACGCTGATGCCTTGGAGAAGACCCGGGTCGCGCTGACGCCGGCAATCGTCCAGTGCGTTGAGCTTATTGCATCTGCATTGCGCGCCGGCAACAAGGTGCTGATTATGGGCAATGGCGGCTCCGCGGCCGATGCTCAGCATTTTGCCGCCGAACTGGTGGGGCGTTTTCTGCGTGAAAGGCGTGCGCTGCCGGCCATTGCCTTGACTACGGATACTTCGCTGCTGACTGCGGTCGCCAATGATTTCGGTTTTGATCAGGTCTTCAAGCGCCAGGTTGAAGCTTTGGCGCGGCCGGGCGATGTGGTGATCGGTCTTTCCACCAGTGGCAATTCAGAGAATGTGGCATCGGCTCTGCGCGAGGCGCGGGTCAAAGGCTGCGCAACTTTGGGATTACTCGGCCGCGATGGCGGCTGTATTGCGCCCCTGGTCGACCTGAATCTTACCGTGCCGGTGCAAGCTACTCCGCATATCCAGGAAGCTCATATCACCATCATTCATCTGCTGTGCGACCTGGTGGAGCGGCAGATATGCCAAGAGGGCGAAGGATGA
- the fcl gene encoding GDP-L-fucose synthase: MNKHAKIFVAGHKGLVGSAIVRRLQSTGYDNLLLRSRTELDLCEQAAVRDFFAQEKPAYVFLAAAKVGGIVANNTWPAEFIYENLAIQTNVIHAAWQSGVKRLLFLGSSCIYPKFAPQPMREEHLLTGELEPTNEPYAVAKIAGIKMCQSYNRQYGTHFLSVMPTNLYGPNDNFDLTSSHVIPALLRKIHEAKINAAPSVEIWGTGQPRREFLHVDDMADACLFVMQASQERLDAEAAPFFNVGTGSDVTIAELARTICEVVDFNGALIFNTDKPDGAPRKLLDVERLRTLGWRAKVDLRQGLDDTYRWFLQHRQ, encoded by the coding sequence ATGAATAAGCATGCAAAAATTTTTGTCGCCGGACACAAAGGGTTGGTCGGCTCTGCGATCGTCCGTCGCTTGCAGTCCACGGGTTACGACAATCTTCTGTTGCGCTCGCGTACGGAACTGGATCTTTGCGAGCAGGCGGCGGTACGCGACTTTTTCGCACAGGAAAAGCCCGCGTATGTGTTTCTCGCAGCGGCCAAAGTGGGCGGGATCGTCGCCAACAATACCTGGCCGGCGGAATTCATTTATGAAAACCTGGCGATCCAGACCAACGTCATACATGCCGCTTGGCAGTCTGGTGTCAAGCGCCTGCTGTTCCTCGGTTCTTCCTGCATTTATCCCAAGTTCGCGCCCCAGCCCATGCGCGAAGAGCATCTGCTCACCGGTGAGTTGGAGCCAACCAATGAGCCCTATGCCGTCGCCAAAATCGCTGGAATTAAGATGTGCCAGTCCTATAATCGACAATACGGCACCCACTTTCTTTCGGTTATGCCGACCAATCTTTATGGTCCCAATGATAATTTCGATCTGACCAGTTCCCATGTCATCCCTGCATTGCTGCGCAAGATTCACGAGGCAAAAATCAACGCTGCACCGTCCGTGGAGATATGGGGAACGGGTCAGCCCCGGCGTGAGTTTCTGCATGTCGATGATATGGCCGATGCTTGTCTTTTCGTCATGCAGGCATCGCAGGAGCGGCTGGATGCTGAAGCCGCCCCGTTCTTTAACGTCGGCACGGGCAGCGATGTGACCATCGCCGAGTTGGCCCGAACCATCTGCGAAGTTGTTGATTTCAACGGCGCGTTGATTTTCAATACGGACAAGCCTGACGGTGCGCCACGCAAACTGCTGGATGTCGAACGCTTGCGTACGCTGGGTTGGAGGGCCAAAGTCGATTTGCGTCAAGGTCTTGACGATACCTATAGGTGGTTTTTGCAGCATCGGCAGTGA
- the rfaE1 gene encoding D-glycero-beta-D-manno-heptose-7-phosphate kinase, which produces MDRMEIESFLARLKGLKALVIGDLMLDEYVWGRTDRISPEAPVQVVEVVRQDLRLGGAGNVVNNLVALGCQIEVAGALGEDEDGRGLRSMLEARGIGTGGIVLDVGRTTSRKTRILASNQQMLRIDRESTSPISAEVEKQLAAQVRDAVSGCQVILVSDYLKGVLTQGLLQEIFAIGRAAGIPVVVDPKGNDYHKYRGATLITPNRKEAQTASGILISDDAGLCRAGRKLRESLGLEALVLTRSEEGMSLFLADGQEVHLPTEAREVFDVSGAGDTVLALLGIGLGAGLSVENAAHVANLAAGIVVGKVGTSTVAPEEILEVAGRQHSDSDLKIKGREILSVLLERERERGKRIVFTNGCFDLLHVGHVKYLQKARNLGDLLVLGLNSDASIRRLKGPKRPLIGEEERAHLMAALKCIDYVVTFDEDTPLELIDALRPQILVKGGDYAPEGVVGKELVESYGGRVEIISFVDGKSTTNVIETILERYRDE; this is translated from the coding sequence ATGGATCGGATGGAAATAGAAAGCTTTCTTGCGCGCCTTAAAGGTCTCAAAGCCCTGGTCATCGGCGATCTGATGCTTGATGAGTACGTATGGGGCCGCACCGATCGGATTTCCCCCGAGGCCCCCGTGCAGGTGGTCGAGGTGGTGCGCCAGGATCTGCGGCTGGGCGGAGCGGGCAATGTGGTGAACAACCTGGTCGCCCTTGGCTGTCAAATTGAGGTGGCCGGCGCCCTTGGCGAGGATGAAGATGGGCGCGGCCTGCGCAGCATGCTGGAGGCGCGGGGCATCGGCACTGGCGGCATCGTGCTGGACGTGGGGCGCACGACCAGCCGCAAGACCCGCATCCTTGCCAGTAATCAGCAGATGTTGAGAATCGATCGGGAAAGCACAAGTCCCATCAGTGCCGAGGTGGAAAAACAGTTGGCCGCCCAGGTTCGTGACGCGGTGTCCGGGTGTCAGGTGATCCTGGTGTCCGACTATCTCAAGGGAGTTTTGACTCAAGGGCTTTTGCAGGAGATCTTTGCCATTGGACGCGCCGCGGGCATCCCGGTGGTCGTCGATCCCAAAGGCAACGATTACCACAAATACCGTGGCGCGACTCTCATCACGCCCAACCGCAAGGAGGCGCAAACGGCTTCCGGAATTCTGATCAGCGATGACGCCGGTCTTTGCCGCGCCGGCAGAAAATTGCGCGAGTCTCTCGGCCTTGAAGCCCTGGTTTTGACCCGCAGCGAAGAGGGCATGAGTCTGTTTCTTGCCGATGGCCAGGAAGTGCACCTGCCCACCGAGGCACGGGAAGTGTTCGATGTCTCCGGTGCCGGTGATACCGTGCTCGCCTTGTTGGGGATCGGCCTGGGCGCTGGACTCTCGGTGGAAAATGCCGCGCATGTGGCCAATCTGGCGGCGGGCATCGTCGTCGGCAAGGTCGGGACTTCCACCGTCGCCCCCGAGGAAATTCTCGAAGTCGCAGGAAGGCAGCACTCCGACAGCGATTTGAAAATTAAAGGCCGCGAGATTCTCAGTGTTCTGCTTGAACGCGAGCGCGAACGCGGCAAACGCATAGTCTTCACCAACGGCTGCTTCGATCTGCTGCACGTTGGACATGTCAAGTATCTGCAGAAGGCCCGCAATCTTGGCGATTTGCTGGTGCTGGGACTCAATTCGGACGCCTCCATCCGGCGCCTCAAGGGCCCCAAACGGCCTCTCATCGGCGAGGAGGAGCGTGCGCATCTGATGGCGGCGCTCAAGTGCATCGACTATGTGGTGACTTTTGATGAGGATACGCCGCTGGAACTTATTGACGCTCTGCGTCCGCAGATTCTCGTCAAGGGCGGCGATTATGCCCCCGAGGGTGTGGTCGGCAAAGAGTTGGTGGAAAGCTACGGCGGCCGGGTTGAGATCATTTCCTTTGTCGATGGAAAATCGACCACCAATGTCATCGAGACGATTCTCGAACGTTATCGGGATGAATGA